The nucleotide window ATGTGTTGTTTCATCTCACATTTTGGTCATAAGATCTAAAATGTACTGTACATGATTTTCGATATGTGCGGAGAACAGCaaagaataaatgaaaatgttcgAATCAGTTTCAAATACAACTAATGGACTTACAGAGGCGGCCCTTGCGGGAGACTGGTTGCAGGCGTCAGAATTGTCGTTGCCGGCGGAGACGACGACAATGAAACCGGCAGATTTGAGAGTGTTCACGGCACGGTCCATAATAAATGACGTTCCGCCACCAAGGGACATTGAGGCAACACCGGGTAAGCTACCACCAGTGGCAACATTGTCCATACCtgtaaaaattcaatttaaaggtagaatgcgcctcgaaacagatattcggactctaaaattttactttcctgctcgtggtatactgtcacctgttccaattttgccacagttaccatggaaagagaaaatctaaccaatcacagattttaaacgGGTAGCCGCTTTTTACAAACAGCCCCCTcacacgggcattttgaatatcaaggaacgccccctttgaccatatatcggcatatttagattacaggcgaGTAAAAATTTTAAGAGTCCTAAAcgttatttttcccatagagttgacacagggatgcagccattttgaatttcaaatgtcgggaaaagtcaggtaatttgtttccctagtaccaacatttgcaagGTTTTTACCCTACCCCTGAGTTTTTTTGGTATGGTAAGAGAAcggtgaaagtttcattgacaaAAGTTTGAGCACATTTTAACTCATTCACTTTCTATataggcgcgtactaccttaaggttACACGTATTGTTGTATTGTTGAAAAGAAGTAATCGTTTGCCACCGTACAGCAAAtaaaaatagtcatgatgtCGGAAATGTAGACAATGTATAATTTCTGTCTGTTGCCAAAATAGACTtgttgtatatattttgttgaCTTACCAGCTACAACGCCACTTGTTGAACCTGAACCAGAGCATCCTAGGACACGTACGGCCCACAGGTTGGCGGATTTTGCGACACCCCAGGTTGCACCACCAACTGTACCTGCGCAGTGAGACCCATGTCCGTTGCAGTCGCTTCCCTGTGGAGAAACAATGCTTGTTTTAAAAACATGCTTCAAAAGAGATAAAAGCACTATATTTTGAGGGGGGGAAATGTGATTGCTTGTATTCCCTCCAACAACTTTTTTATTGTTCCGTCAAAATTATAAAGTTACCAATTTAAAATACTGTGTTGGCAATTGAACAGTGACCAGTATAAGTACATTTACGTATTGACAGATTGCACAGTGGATATTTCAACGTGATTGTAGGAAGATATCAGGACGATATATTTCAGAAGACACAAATTAgtaaatgcatatttatacaaAAGACAGTATCAGTGACGCCTTAAAGTCATGAAACgtaaagcaaaattaaaaagcGAACACACTTACACCGGTGCCGATTTGATCGTCGAAGTACTTAGCTCTGCCGGCAAAATCGTCGTGGTCGTAGTTGATACCAGTGTCGATGACGTATACGTTGGCACCAGAACCAGTACCTGTAAACGGCGTAAAATACAAGTAATAATGTGAACCATTCTACGTAGAATCTGATAGGACCAACAAGGTCCGATAGTGATCATCTTCTTTTCAAAGTGTACCGTAAAAGTTACGCTCAAAATCTTTTTTCAAAGTCCAGTGCCTGGAATCCCTATAATACGAATAAACAGCTTTGAATGGACATGCATGTGTCGTCGAATTTTGTCGTCTTCGGTGAATACTTTAGAAAACTCAATCATATCTGTGAAGAACCTACCCATAAAATAGCAACTACACGACAACTCGAGTTCACGTTGAACAATGTGTACTATAATTTATGATTTATAGGGCTAGAGATAACTGGTCACACGGTGCTAGATTAGAATAATTACTCAAAATGGCGGAAATATTCCGGGAGGGTTCAAAGAAGAAATCAGATTCATAAACATCAATGATTTTCGAACAGCTATCTACCTCTTGGGGTGAAGGAATCATCCAATGGGAGATCAGCTTGGTCGACACGGTCAAGACCCCAGGTTTCATCGGCTCTGTAGATTTGTTCCTCCTCAATGAATTCAACTTCTTCCAAAGTACGAAGCTTTCATGAGGGAAAAAGAGCAATCATTATGAAAATACAATCCTGCAGCTTAAATTAGAAAATCTCTGTATAGTGTCGAAATTCTTGGATAAAGTTTGAACTGGATGACTTTGTAGGTGTCGGGCGTCCGCTGTAACGTATCACATCAACGTATCACGAAGGCAATGGTCGTACCTCAtacacattattttcatgaaagaAGTTAGAATAAGGTTTGGGCAGCTGCTGTTTACGGTATAGATAATTGGTTAAGTTAAGAGGTATTTGTTAGAATTCAGTTACGCATGATTTATCAACTCTCTAAAAGTTGATATTTGTCAGAGTTTTGCATTGGATGACGACTTCTAGCATTCATTGATGTCAACACACTTCTCTTCTTcgttttttgtcattattttgaaataaaatgtgatttCTATGATCCTATTAAGGAATACTCACCCAATTGACGATCACTTCTGGCAAATCAGCGGCGAATCCGTTAATGACCTTCTTGAACTGACGATGGACGATGCCGTCAAGTCTCTTGGCATTCAGAACAATCTGCATTTGGTCGATGATATCTGCCTTGCTGACACCATCCTGACAATGAATTATAACCAAAATGTTTGGCGTGACATGAGGGCTGCACACGACAATTTTTAATGATAAaacatttcattataattttggCTATTTATGTCAATTTAAGTGTACTTGCAACTGATTTGAAAGAAGATCACCAAAGAGTACGCATACTTAATCTGAAACTTGATGAAACTATAACATCTTTTC belongs to Ptychodera flava strain L36383 chromosome 17, AS_Pfla_20210202, whole genome shotgun sequence and includes:
- the LOC139116443 gene encoding aqualysin-1-like; translation: MYRFVLALALCACASAYLAPLYKAKEGAVIPNKYIVSLHDGVSKADIIDQMQIVLNAKRLDGIVHRQFKKVINGFAADLPEVIVNWLRTLEEVEFIEEEQIYRADETWGLDRVDQADLPLDDSFTPRGTGSGANVYVIDTGINYDHDDFAGRAKYFDDQIGTGGSDCNGHGSHCAGTVGGATWGVAKSANLWAVRVLGCSGSGSTSGVVAGMDNVATGGSLPGVASMSLGGGTSFIMDRAVNTLKSAGFIVVVSAGNDNSDACNQSPARAASAITVGATDINDRRSSFSNYGDCVDIFAPGTSITSCWWTGTDSTRTISGTSMACPHVAGACAVLYGASPNSSPDDVETELLSLASMDKISDVQGSINALLYIGN